ATAGTAGATGGAGAATATATAAACAAACACTCAACATTAATTGTATATCATAAATGATTATCAAAAGACAAATATAAAATACTTATGATAGTTAACACACATGACACAAGGACAATTTGGTAAATAAATATAGAAAACTCACATGTAGTTTTATTTcatgtaattaattattaaaattagtaaGTATTAgtgtttgaataattatttaaaactattgatataatataatgaatatatttaaagtttaaatattattataaaaaaagtattatatcaaaaatatttatgttatttGAGATAACATTCAAATGATTATcacaatatttttttcattaaattgACTTATTATCTTTGTTAAGTTAAATTGCTATTAATAAAAAGtgttggaatatttcatgtttgcaatattgattttgatgattaacaaaacttgttattttgtttctaatgatttaaCCAAGTGCCCAGAAACTGGAACTGATCAGGAttcaaactgatcagttattgAGCCAAAattgaagctatcgagacgtaAACTGAAAGCGCCAACTGATTgtccaaactgaatcagttcaactaaTATATCAAATACcaattcaactgattgtccagcagATAAGTGGTTCAGCAAAAGACCTTCAGAAGTCCGACCAGCTGATGAAGCGCTCAACTGATAAAGAGCTCAattgaccagttcaactgaagcagaaaAATCAGTTCAGCTAACGAGCCAACTGAATTTCACAAAATCAGTTCAAGATCAGTTACACTGACCAGTTCAAAACATCATATAGGAGCCAACCAGTttgcagaacacgacaagcttatctaagtggaatccagctgtgcacaACGGTATAAAAGTAATTGTACGATCAAAGTACAATAGTGAATGTTGCAGCATAGCTTAAAGCTAAGAACAAATTCAAACTGCAATGAACATATTTGATGAGTCTTGGTGTACCATCACATTGCCTCTATAAAGACAAAATCAAGACCATCAACAAACAAGCGTGGAAAAATATACTAGTGTATGAAGATCAAAAGAAGAAGGGCACGCATAAGGCACATCAGCTTATAAGAAGCAACATCTCATatttgagggaacacttcaaagtgttatcagcttagtttagaagcattTTTCCCTTGGTGTGTGAGAATATTTTCGTGTTGTTATCATATCAATTCTcgcacacacgcacacacaatcactcacatacATACAGATATTAGAGCTTATTGATAAGTTGAGTGAGctttgcacaaagacaataaacttgtgtatgtagtatttaacacataaacgttaaacaagtgttggctggaaagTGATGtcttcagtctagactaggagttcaatTAGGTAGTggtgtaagtcctaagctgagttgGTTTTGTACAaaatgttgtataaatcaaagtcttctactgaaaactacccgaggtggtagcaGGGATGATGTAGGAGCAATTaaagtctccaaacatccataaacatatattgTGTACTTACttatttaactattgttttcaaactgatttgacCAGTTCAAActgttatcagttcagttcacaCTATAACTGAACGGATATATGCAAGGACTGATCTCCTTTAcatcagtttacacaagttaaaagctTTAAACTGATTTCTTAATGAATGATTACTTCGATtatattttccgcttggtttataACCACCAAACtcaatttaattcatcggtgtttacattcttagaacacgagctattgcagctcagcttcaatttgaataaagaaaataaaaaaatatataattcataatttacatttaaattgatataaatttgaattaaatttaaatttgaactaataaaagaattgatataatcaatgtaaGCAATAACTGAAGTTTATGTTTTCAAATATCTTCAATTcacttttaaaatatttttgaaagaaaatttagatatatttctataaaaaaaaatatcaataaattaAAATCGCATAAAATTAAATGTTTTCAATCATTTATATCAGCATACTTATTtcgaaatttatatattttttatttagaatTGTCATTTTGACGAGAACTTTTTATTTTAGACAAAAACTCGGcttttatacatatatacatagagAATAGATGTATATGCATCTTATTGAGAGGGAGAGGATTCTTATTATGTAATCAAATCTTTTTTCATAATCGAAAATGATGAGAAGCTTTCATTTAATAGAAGTAGTGGAGTACCAGTCATTTCTTGTATACAAAAACATGAACATTGAAATATAGGGAGATTCAAACTTTGAATTTAAgaacaaacattgaaaaaaggAAATATAACTTAAGAGTATCGATCACAAAAATACCTTGTTTTTCAATCCATACAGCAAAAAACAACTACATATATCATATTTCTGACAAAGCGAAAAACTCGTCTTGTTATGGAAACTCCATGTTTTATGCTTGAAAATCGTCGAATTATCGGAACCGATATCGAAATCGAACATGCAAATGCCTTAGACATTGCTCCTGTGCGATCCGAAAGCTTTAATGGCAGCTGcccttatgatgtacttgtgatagaatgCAGCAATGGCAGCTCCAATGAAAGGTCCAACCCAAAAGAGCCACTGTATGTGCGAAAGAAAGGGtaataaatatcatatatataaataaatttcatTACTATATACGTTtatttcatatatcaaaattatataattgTCAATTTGTGGGCATATTTTATGACAATTCATGATGAGGAAATTAAGTAGATGCAGGCATACTTGATCATCCCAGACTGCGTTGTTGTTGTAGATCACGGCAGCCCCGAAACTCCGAGCCGGGTTGATGCCGGTGCCCGTGATGGGGCTGGTGGCTAGCACCACCACGAACACTGCGAATCCAATGGGTAGTGGAGCCAAGACCTGCAGTTCAAATCAAGAGGAAAAAAATTTGAGGATCCAATTGGCATGAATCGGGTTGAAAAAATTGTGATCCGGTCTACTATTGGGTCGGGTTGAAGGAAAAATGGCCCATCATTTCAGAATTGGTCTAATACATTTCTATTTTGTTAAAATGACAATGGAATCCTTGCTCGTTATCCTTTTATGTGCATGAATAACTCTCGCACTAACGCAATAGCTTGCAAATCACATTAATTTGGTAAATCACACAATACAAACATTATGAGACATACTAGCCCGAGAAAATGTTATCACAAGAAATCAAACTTCTGATAATTGGTTAAACGTTCGTATATTTCACCAATTCAAACACTTTTTTATAAGCTGACACATGAGGTATAGAAAAATGAGATAAAAACGATAATATTGATAGGTCCAGTGGATCCACGGTACGTATTCAGCCCCAAACGACACTATTAAACTAATTATATCGTTAATTGTAAAAATTcgcattttcaaaaataaaaaacaaaaaaaaaatataaagattTGCTGGTAGGTCTTAATCACACTACAGAAATCAACGATATCCAAAGTCTCCATAGTTTGTTtctcaatatttttatttatttatttattaaagacACTTCAAATTggaatctaaaaaaaaaaaaaaaatagaatggTACTCACAGGGACATGGGAGTCTCTAGCATTTCTTTTAGGATCAGTGGCGGAGAAAACAGTGTACTCCAAAACAAAGGTGCCGATGATTTCAGCTCCCAAACCCACGCCTTTACTGTATCCGGCGGCCAACTGGTTCGCTCCGCCACCGTATTTGTTGAACTGAGATGATTGCAATGCCTTAACCAAGCCCACGCCACAGATTGCACCCAAACACTGCGCCGCCATATACAGCAACGTTCTTATTAGCGACACCTTGCGAGCCAAGAACAGCCCGAACGTCACCGCCGGGTTCAGGTGCCCTCCTGCGTCTCAATTTGATGCCCATGATATAATCTAATCTTGATTAATgtcaatatttatatatatataatctttttttaaaaaaaatatacaaaaactACTTCAATTCgaaccaaaaaaatattatgtaaattaaaatacatgCACATCATGTGCATAAAATTACTAGTCGTCCAATATCACCTTGTTAAATATCTGTATTATTTGTATAAGGGGAGAAAGTCCATGACCTATGGAACTAGTCAAGtattaaaatacatttcagtttCGATCACATCGAAATCGAAAACCAAAATAGCAGAAAATTAAGCATACAAGACGAATGTTAAACGAAGAAACAAGTTCATAGAACAGATGAGGAAAAATTTCTTAATTCCAAAAGGTGCCGAAATTTCTTACCTGAGATCCCGGCGGTGCAGTAAACAAGCACGAAGATCATTCCCCCAAACACCCAAGCAATCCCGAGGCTGCCGACGCCGTCACACCCATTGCCGCCTTTGTCGGGGTCTATCTGGCTCTTGTACCCTATGACCGTCATGACGGAGACGTAGAGGAACAGAACAGTGGCTAAAAACTCAGCAATCAACGCTCTGTAAAACGACCATCTCGCTAGCTCGTCGAAACCCACCAGCGGAGCCGGCGGCGGATCGTGGTAATCCTTCACCGCGAAAGCTTCACTACCGTCCTTCGCCATCCAAATAGTATGTATATATGCGTTATACGTGAGAGAGCAGTTGTAGGATGTGCTACTTTTATAGAGAAAGTTTGGTACCAAATGGTATTAAAGGCTCAAGGCAAGCTAGCTGGACTTCTGTCGATTTTCATACGTAAGAATGCAtgcattattaattattattaattagttCCATTTTTCTAATTGTTTTACGTTATATTTTATATCTGGCCagcaaaatatatatttatatatataatttaaaatttaaaaaaaaacgtaTAATTtaaagagtatgtctcttgtgagatgatctTACGAATCTTTGTCTGTGAGACGATGCAAtcataccgatatttacaataaaaagtaataatttttcattgatgacccaaataagatatctgttttataaaatacgacccgtgagaccgtcttacacaagtttttgtctaatttaaaaagacgtaagttttgctggcaagatataaaatataacgTAATTTTGTGTGTGTGCGCTCATATATACACGTGGTGTATATTATACGTACATGAACTAGGTTTTTTGTCGTCGCTATTTAATGTATTCGACATTTATATCACTTTTATGTTATAATGTTTGTACTTGATACGTGTCCAAGACACCAAATACAGAGGTCCGAGATGAATACaaaaagagtgggtctcatgtaagaccgtctcacggatcataatctgtgagacgggtcaaccctacccatattcacaataaaaagtaatactcttagcataaaaagtaatacttttgcatggatgacccaaataagagatctgtctcacaaatacgacccgtgagaccgtctcacacaagtttttgtcatacaaAAAACAGCGTACTAAAATGTAATTCaaatttgttcaaatcatttTGATTAAGTCATTAGTAATTTCTTTTGCGACTTATGTTaatctctgatcatatcggaAGAAGAAAAGGAATATATATTTTGATGGTTGTGGTATAAAAGAATAAAACAGTTAAATAATGGTTCGATTAATTAATTTGAATATCGATCgatgataaattatttaattgatcataagtaatttaaatgtattaaaataataatgccAAGGATTTGTAAATTTTGTTATATACATGCAGTATGTCTCAACCGACAATATAATTTGTGCGTACAAATTAATTTGACTGTGAAAATATTAtagttgataaaaaaaatattttatttgagatttgaatttttttaccaAGTCTCAAATATAAATTGAgggaaaaatgaaaaatctgaATGTGAATTGTGGTAAATGAAgcatctaattaattaattatgaagTGAGCTAAAGTTCAGTTTTATGGGTGGTCATGAATTGTAGGGGTGTCAAAATCAGACACGATTCACGAACCCAACATGGTTCAATccgaaaaaaatcaggtttgAGTTTGAAGTTTTCAGGCTCGGGTCAGATCGAGTTGGACCTGATAGCTAACACTAAAAAATGATCGAGTTGGGTTGGGTTCGGGTAAGAGTTAACCCGAGTTGacaagaatttttttaatttttttaaaaatatagttaataaatattgccttcatttttatatattatatgtctaatatttattata
This Primulina eburnea isolate SZY01 chromosome 2, ASM2296580v1, whole genome shotgun sequence DNA region includes the following protein-coding sequences:
- the LOC140823137 gene encoding aquaporin PIP2-2-like, encoding MAKDGSEAFAVKDYHDPPPAPLVGFDELARWSFYRALIAEFLATVLFLYVSVMTVIGYKSQIDPDKGGNGCDGVGSLGIAWVFGGMIFVLVYCTAGISGGHLNPAVTFGLFLARKVSLIRTLLYMAAQCLGAICGVGLVKALQSSQFNKYGGGANQLAAGYSKGVGLGAEIIGTFVLEYTVFSATDPKRNARDSHVPVLAPLPIGFAVFVVVLATSPITGTGINPARSFGAAVIYNNNAVWDDQWLFWVGPFIGAAIAAFYHKYIIRAAAIKAFGSHRSNV